The DNA window CAACAACAGGTATCGCGCCGCCTCCCTGGCGGACTGCGTGCTCGTCAACTCCGGACGGAAGGCCGCTATCCGCTCGGCCAGTTCCCGCTCGGTCCGAGGCGGATCGACGACGCCGAGTGCTGCCGCGACCCGGGCGGTGTCGGCCACATATCCGTCACGGCCGATCTGGTCGAGGGGCTGGGCCCCGTAGAGCTGATGAGCGAGCAGGAAGCTGTCGACCTCCGCGATATGCACCCACTCGAGCAGGTGTGGGTCGCCGGCGGCATAGGGCCTGCCGTCCGGGGCCACACCACTCACACGCCGGTGGATGCCGCGCACCCGATCCACCGCTCGCTGTGCCTCTGCGGCGGGACCGAAGGTGGTCACGGCCAGGAAGGTGCTGGTGCGCTGTAGCCGGCCCCATGGGTCGCCGCGGTAGTCGGAGTGCTCGGCAACGCCTGCCATCGCCAGCGGATGCAGGGACTGCAGGAGAAGTGCCCGCAGTCCGCCGACGAACATCGACGCATCGGCGTGCACCCGCCGAATGGGGCGATCCTCGGGGAACCAGCGGGGGCCCGGCGTGTCATGGATGCGCGAGCGGTTGGCAGGGCCGTCCGGGCCCGCAACCAAGCCGAACAGGCTGCGGCCCAGGTTCTTCCGCACGGCGTCCAGATCCGGCAACACCGTCATGGCTCAACCGTACGGGGATTGCAACCGTGGTGCCCGATCAATCGGTCGACCCGCTGGAATCGCCCAATGCACTGCTGATCGGTGATTTACTCGAAACTATGCGACAAACGACGCGGATTCTGGCACTGGCGGCGGCGATGGTCTTGGCCGCGCCCCCAGCAGCGGCGCTCGCCGACGGCGCCGCCGAGCCGGGAGTGGCCAGCGGCGCTGGCGGCACGGTGCTGCCGTTCTCCCAGATTCTGCGCCGGTGCGATTTCAGCGAAACCAACTACAACGGCCCGTCGGGAATGGGGAGGCCCTTGGGCACCCTGCGATCGGACGGATCCACGCTGACGGCTGATGTGCAGATCGCCACCGCCAAGCCCAACATGCATTACGACATCAGGATGATTCAGGTACCCCGGTCGTCGGCGGCGCACTGCTGGGGTGCCGATCCCGGTGTCGCACAGGGTTCGTTGAACACCGACGGGGGCGGTGCAGCGTCGGTCACCCTTCAGGACTCCATCGAGCCGGGCGCGACGGGCGCATTCGTGTTCATCAGCCGCCCGGACCAGTTCTCCCAGGTTCCCGCGGAGTTCTACACCACGGATCTGATCGCCCCGATTTAGCGCAGACATGTTGGTGAAGAACGCGTTTCACCACGTGTCAAGCAGGCACCACCACTGTCAACTGATTGCCGTTGCGTTCCACGCGCATTCCCGCGCGCCGCGCGATGGTGGTGACCGCACCCGCGTCGGCGGGCTCGGATCGGGTGGAGGCCAGGATGCGGGCCAGCCGCCCTTTGTGAGCCTTGTTGAAGTGACTGACGACCGCGCGTTGGCCGTCTGCGCGTTCGGAGACGACCTCGACGCGAACGGCGTCGGGCAACCTGCCGAGCGATGCGTAGGAGCCTGACCGAAGGTCGACGACGAGCTCGTCGGCCGCCATCCGGGCCAGCACCGGCTCCAACAGTGGGCGCCAGCGTGTGGCCAATGCGGGTTGTCCTGGCAGTTTCGACGTCGCGGAGAGACGGTATGCGGGGACGGAATCGTCTGCGTGCAAGAGTCCGAAGAGCGCCGAGCCGACCGCAAGCCTGGCCCGGGCACGACCTGCGGCGGCACCCGTCAGCGAGGTGACGTCGAGCGCGTCGTACAGCACGCCGGTGTAGCGGTTGATCGCGGGCATGGTCGGCGCGCTGCGCAGCATCGCGTTGCGCTCGATCTCGGCATGCTGCGACGCAGACAGTCCGAGTGCGCGGCTGCAGGCCGTTTTGTCGGCAGCCAGTTCGACCAGCTCGTCGACAAGGGCGGCGCGCATTGGCGCAAGCTCGGGATGGCGCAGAGAGTCCAGGCGGATCGGTGGCCCGTCGCCGCCGGGGTGCTTGGTCTCCGAGGGCGGCAGCAGGACGATCACGCCGCAGACGTTATCGCGCCCCCACGATCAGGCCGGTGGCATCCCTGGCGCGGGAACCGGTGCCGGCGGCAGTCCAGGAGCTGGGGGCGGCGGAGGCAATGGGGCCCCCGGTGCAGGAGGCGGCGCCACCGGCGGTGGGGGCGGCGGTGGCGGAGCCAGCATCGGATCAATCGGTGGCGGTGGTCCCATCGGCGGTCCTGGCGGCATGGGGGGTGGCGGCGCCATCGGTGGTCCCGCCGGAATCGGAGCCTGCTGGCCCATCAATACAACCGGGGCGCCGGGGGGCGGCGGCACCTGGTCGGCAGGCATCGGCAGGAACATGTGGTTGGTGAACTGCGGCTGGTATGCGCCGCCGCCACCGACCTTGACTCCGCCGCCTTCTCCAGAGGACACCGGAGTGCCATCGGGCAGTGTCGCCGCGGTGTGCCCGCCGTTCCACCCGACTACCAGGGCGCCGGGTTGTGAGCCGTACTGGAACCCACGTGCCTTCAGCGCACCCTCGATGTTTCCGGTGTGGAAGCGGTCCCCGTAAATCGGCCGTCCGGTCGCCGCATTGCTGACCCAGGAGACCAACCCTGAGCAGTCAGTGCCGGCCGGGGAATCACCCCCGGTGACGTATGGCGTGCCCGACACGGAATTCACAAGCGTCAAGAGCGTTGCAACAGCAAACATGCCGACGGACGTTAACAGGGCATTTTGTAACCAGCCAAAATTTGTGACCACGTTCACCGAAAATGGTGTGATCCCGTTCACAATGCCGAAAACGTATGGTCTGTTTCACTGAATTTCCATCAGGAAAGGCCATATTCACCAGTTTGTTTGCTGGCTGTGATCGTCGAGATACCCATTTCTGTTGCTGGAGACCAACTATTCGTCGCACCAACACTCATAGAGTATCGGAATTTATGTGAAACATGTTATCTCACAATGATTTACAGTTCCGCGAAGTGGCACGTCTATGTCGTTCACCCGTAGGCAAGTAGGAGTGGGACGTTCTGTTCTGCGGTTGTCAGCGATCCATGCTGGCCGATCAACGACGATTCGAGTGGTTCGGCCGTTCGTCTCAGCAAACCCACCGATGCGCGGGCCGCTGCGACGACATCGCCGATGCGGCGCCGGGTCTCGTCGCTCACACGATCGCCGAACCACCCCGCGGCGATCGCCTCGTCGCGCGATACCACCCACGCGCGATCTGCCAGCGTCGTCCGCCACGCGGCCAACACGTCGTTCTCCGCGCCGGGGGCTATATATATGTGTCGAGCCCGAGCCTCGCCTCCGATATCGGTCACGCCATGGGTGAGCGCGTCGTGACTGTCGATATCGACGGCGTCCTTCGGATTTATAGAGACCATCCCGTGGTCGGCCACCACCGCGAGCATCCCGCCCGGCGGCAGGTCCTCGATGACCGATTGCACCAGACAGTCGATTTGGCGCAACTGCATCAGCCACGCGGTCGATCCGGGCCCATACAGGTGCCCCATCATGTCGAGCTCACTGTGGTACGCGTAGCAGAAACCACCGGCGGCGACCGCTTCACGCACCCGCGCCGACAGATCTCCCAGTGCATGCACTCCGATGTACCGGCCGCCCCGAAGAACCGCACGCGTCATACCGGATCCGGTGAATTCAGCACCGGAGATGACGCTGACCGCCGCCCCTGCCGCAGCGGCCCGTTCGAACGTCGTCGGCATCGGCTGCACCTGCTCGGGCGGCGCCGCATCCCGCACGTCGGCGCCCCAGGGATGCATGCGCCACCGCAAAGTGTTCACGACGCCGACGTCGGGGAGACGGAAGGAGTAACCGACGAGACCGTGCTCGCCGGAGCGGCACCCGGTACCCAGCGCGGCGAGCCCGGCGACCGTGGTGGCCGGGAAGCCGACATGCAGCGTGTGGCCGCGTAGACCGGCCATGACGGGTGCCTCGGAGGCATATTCGTCGAGCAACTCGGCGCCCAGACCATCGATCAACAGCACGCAGGCCCCCACCACGTCGTCACGCAGCGGAATTCGGCTGTCGAAGCCCTCGACACGCATCGCCGCCAAGACCGACGGCACCACATCGGCCAGGTGGGGGGTGTCGGGATCCAGGTGTGGCAGGTCCACGGGCCGAGCCTGCCACATCCGGTGAGAGCGACGGGGTCAGCCGGCTTCGAGTGTCTTCTTGATCGCCGCGATGCCAGCGTCCATCATTCCGCTCACATTCCCCGCGGCGTCGTCGGGCAGCAGGTCGGTGGTCCAGACGAAGCGACTGCCGTCGGGGTGGTCGAACACCTGCGCGGCGCCGTTGTAGTACTGGAACTGCTGCCCGATGATCGCCCAGACGACGCGTCGAGCGGCGTCGTCGACCGCAACGATGTCTTCGCGCACGACCATGTCGTTGGCGAAGGTGACAACGCGTGCATTGCCTTCCATCTTCGTGCCGACGACGAAACCGGCGGCCAGCCGCGTGTGCAGAGCGCCGACATCGCGCAACGCCTCCCACACGAGATCGGGCGGCGCGAGGATCTCAATTTCCTTCTGAATGGTGGCCATGGGGCCATCCTGGCGCACGCCACCGACATCTTTACCAAACCTTGACCGCGTGCGGAATCGCCCGAATGACGATGGTGTCATGACTACGCTTCAACGGGTGGAGCTGGGGGTTTTGGGACCTCTTCAGGTCCGGCAGTACGGCCTGCCGGTCTCGATCCCCGGCGCCAAACCCCGCGCAATCCTCACGATGCTCGGCCTCCACGGCGATTCGGTCGTATCGGCCGACACGCTCGTCGAACTCCTCTGGGGCGATGATCCGCCGCGCACCGTCGCCAAGGCTCTGCAGACCCACATCTCGTCGCTGCGTCGCGTCCTGGGCGACGGCTTCGTGTTGACCGCAGGCACGGGGTGGACCCTGAGCACG is part of the Mycolicibacterium tusciae JS617 genome and encodes:
- the yaaA gene encoding peroxide stress protein YaaA; the protein is MIVLLPPSETKHPGGDGPPIRLDSLRHPELAPMRAALVDELVELAADKTACSRALGLSASQHAEIERNAMLRSAPTMPAINRYTGVLYDALDVTSLTGAAAGRARARLAVGSALFGLLHADDSVPAYRLSATSKLPGQPALATRWRPLLEPVLARMAADELVVDLRSGSYASLGRLPDAVRVEVVSERADGQRAVVSHFNKAHKGRLARILASTRSEPADAGAVTTIARRAGMRVERNGNQLTVVVPA
- a CDS encoding NlpC/P60 family protein → MFAVATLLTLVNSVSGTPYVTGGDSPAGTDCSGLVSWVSNAATGRPIYGDRFHTGNIEGALKARGFQYGSQPGALVVGWNGGHTAATLPDGTPVSSGEGGGVKVGGGGAYQPQFTNHMFLPMPADQVPPPPGAPVVLMGQQAPIPAGPPMAPPPPMPPGPPMGPPPPIDPMLAPPPPPPPPVAPPPAPGAPLPPPPPAPGLPPAPVPAPGMPPA
- a CDS encoding SRPBCC family protein; protein product: MATIQKEIEILAPPDLVWEALRDVGALHTRLAAGFVVGTKMEGNARVVTFANDMVVREDIVAVDDAARRVVWAIIGQQFQYYNGAAQVFDHPDGSRFVWTTDLLPDDAAGNVSGMMDAGIAAIKKTLEAG
- a CDS encoding alkaline phosphatase family protein → MDLPHLDPDTPHLADVVPSVLAAMRVEGFDSRIPLRDDVVGACVLLIDGLGAELLDEYASEAPVMAGLRGHTLHVGFPATTVAGLAALGTGCRSGEHGLVGYSFRLPDVGVVNTLRWRMHPWGADVRDAAPPEQVQPMPTTFERAAAAGAAVSVISGAEFTGSGMTRAVLRGGRYIGVHALGDLSARVREAVAAGGFCYAYHSELDMMGHLYGPGSTAWLMQLRQIDCLVQSVIEDLPPGGMLAVVADHGMVSINPKDAVDIDSHDALTHGVTDIGGEARARHIYIAPGAENDVLAAWRTTLADRAWVVSRDEAIAAGWFGDRVSDETRRRIGDVVAAARASVGLLRRTAEPLESSLIGQHGSLTTAEQNVPLLLAYG
- a CDS encoding oxygenase MpaB family protein, whose translation is MTVLPDLDAVRKNLGRSLFGLVAGPDGPANRSRIHDTPGPRWFPEDRPIRRVHADASMFVGGLRALLLQSLHPLAMAGVAEHSDYRGDPWGRLQRTSTFLAVTTFGPAAEAQRAVDRVRGIHRRVSGVAPDGRPYAAGDPHLLEWVHIAEVDSFLLAHQLYGAQPLDQIGRDGYVADTARVAAALGVVDPPRTERELAERIAAFRPELTSTQSAREAARYLLLTPPLPLVARAPYGLLAATSVAMLPAWARMPLRLPYFPPVEATLIRASGRVVVGGIRWALTATR